The DNA segment GTAGTCCGGGCTGAGCCCGGCCAGCACGGCGAGCTCCTCCTTGCGCAGCCCCGGCACCCGCCGCGGACCGGGGAACGCCGCCATCCCGGCCTGCGCCGGGGTCAGGCCGTCGCGCCGGGAGCGCAGGAACGTACCGAGGGCGGCGCGGTCTCGGGGCACCCGCCCACGGTAGGAGCACGACGCGGGGTCCTGCCTGGTCCTGCCGTGCCCAGGCTGAGCCGGGCCTGGCCCCGGCCGGTCGGCGGGGTGCCTCCTGTGTCCATGACCTCTCCCAGCACCCTGTCCGGCCGGCTGGCCGGGCGCACCGCGATCGTCACCGGCTCGACCAGCGGCATCGGCGCCGCCACCGCCCGCGTCCTCGCCGCCGAGGGGGCGCACGTCGTCGTGAGCGGCCGGGACGCCGACCGGGCCGCCGCGGTGGTCGCCGGGATCACCGCCGCCGGTGGCCGGGCGACGTCCGTCCCGGCCGACCTCGGCGGCAGCCACGCCCAGCTGCGCGCCTTCGCCGCCGCGGCGACCGAGGCGCTGGGCGGCCGCGTCGACGTCCTGGTCAACAACGCCGGCATCTACCCGGTCGGCGCCACCGAGGACCTCGCCGACGCCGACCTGGACGCGCTGCTGGCGGTGAACGTCCGGGCCCCGCACGTCCTCGTCGCCGCGATCGCCCCAGCCATGGCCGCCCGCGGCTCCGGGGCGATCGTGACCGTCGGCTCGTGGATGGCGCGGGTGGGCAGCCCGTTCGGCGCGATGTACACCGCGACCAAGGCCGCCGACGAGCAGCTGACCCGCAGCTGGGCGGCGGAGTACGGGCCGCGCGGCGTGCGGGTCAACACCGTGGCCCCCGGCGTGACCCTGACCCCGGGCAACGAGGCCGCCGGCGCCGTGCTGGACGCGATGGCGGCGGCGACCCCGGCCGGCGTCGTCGTCCGGCCCGACGACGTGGCCCGCGGCGTGCTCTACCTGGTCTCCGACGACGCGGCGATGGTGCACGGCACCACGTTGTCCGTGGACGGCGGCATCTCGGCCACCCGGCCGGCCTGACCGGTCGCCGGGCGGGTGGTCAGGCCACCTCGACGATGCTGCGGGTGACCGCAGCCTGCTCGGTGAGCACGCCGCCGATCATGTGCTGGGTCTCGTTGATCCGCTCCACGATGTCCCGGATGGAGGCCAGCGCCCCGACGACGTCCTGGACGTCGCCCTGGATCGCCGCCACCCGGCTGCTGACCTCGTCGGTGGCCCGGGCGGTCTCCCGGGCCAGCTCCTTGACCTCGCCGGCGACGACGGCGAAGCCCTTTCCCGCCTCGCCGGCGCGGGCCGCCTCGATCGTGGCGTTGAGCGCGAGCAGGTTGGTCTGCTCGGCGATGCCGGTGATCACCTTGACCACCTTGTCGATCTCCGCGCTGGAGCGGCCGAGCCCAGCGGCGTACCCGCCGGCCCGGCCGGCGACCTGCTGGCCCTCACCGGCGACCCGGGTGGCCTCGGCGACGTTGCGCGCCACCTCGTCGATGGAGGCGACCATCTCCCGCCCGGCCACGGCGATCCGCTCGGTGGCCGCGATCCGCTGCATGGTCTGGCTGATCAGGAAGGCGGTGTTGTGCAGCGCGTCGCGGCGGCTGGCGGCGAGCACCAGCGTGCGGGTGGCGAAGAAGTCCATCGTGCCGACCACCCGGCCGTCGACCGTGATGGGCAGGCAGACCCCGGACCGCACCCCGGCCGCGCGGGCGGCCGGCGCCCGCACGCAGTCGTGCACCTGGCCGAGGTCCTCGACGAACACCAGGTCCCCGGCGGCCCAGGTGCGCCCGGCGACGCCGACGCCCCGGGCGAAGCCCGCGCCGCGGCTGATCGACGCGAACTCCGCACCGAGGTCACCGGACGCCTGGGACAGCCGCAGGGTGGCCGAGGCGTCGTCGAGGGCCCACCAGGAGCCGTAGTGCCAGTCGAACTCCCGGCGGATGGTCTCCAGCGCGGTCCTGATCGCCTCGTCGACCGTCCGCGCCTGCGCCAGGTCGCGGAGCAGGCTGTTGACCGCGGCGAGGTCGCCGGAGGCGCGGTCCTGGTCCTGGGCCCCGGCGACCCGGGCGAAGGCCTGGGAGACCAGCAGCCCGACGGCGCGGAGGGCGGCGAGCCGCTCGGCCGAGGGGCTCAGCGTCTCGGTGGCGAAGAAGTCCATGGTGCCGACGACGGCGCCGTCGCGGACCACCGGGAAGCAGATGCCGCTGCGGACCCCGGCCCGCTGCGCCGCGGGTGCGCGGACGCAGTCGGTGAGCTCGCCGAGGTCGGGCACGAACACCAGGTCGCGGGCCCGCCAGGCGCGCCCGGACAGCCCCACCCCCTGCGCGAAGGAGGCGGCCAGGGTGACCTGCCGGAACTCCTGCCCGGCGTCGCCGGACTCGACGGCGAAGTGCAGCCGGCCGTCCTCCGGCGCGATGGTCCAGTACGAGCCGTAGGCCCAGCCGAAGGCCTCCCGCACGGTGTCCAGGGCGGCGCGGGCGACCGACGCGGCGTCGGTGGCCCGGTCGAGGGCGGTCAGCACACGGGTGACGGCGGTGACGTCGGAGCGGGCCTCGGCGAGCTCGGCGGTGTGGTCGGGGGCCTTCTGGCGGAACGCGGCGATGCGCATGTCGGTCCTCTGCTCGGGACTCCGCCGGCGGTGTCGACGCGTCCGGTGCAGTCCTCGGCGCGGTGATCACGGCGGTGAAGTCGAACCAACCGGGTTGCGCACGACCAGACGTACTGTCTCGTCTCGTTGACCGGCACCGCCTAGGGTCGACGGCATGAGCGAGCCGCCGAGCGACTGCCTGTTCTGCCGCATGGTCGCGGGGGAGATCGCGCCGGACGTCGTCCGGGAGACCGACCGCACGCTCGCCTTCCGCGACATCAACCCGCAGGCGCCCACGCACGTGCTGGTGGTCCCGCGCGAGCACCACGCCACGCTCGGCGCGCTGACCGCCGCCGACCCCGGGCTCACCGGCGAGCTGGTCGCCGCCGCGCACGCCGTCGCGCTGCAGGAGGGGCTGGTCGCCGACGGCGGCGCGGAACCGGGCTACCGGCTGGTGGCGAACACCGGGCCGCAGGCCGGGCAGACGGTGCACCACGTCCACCTGCACGTGCTGGGCGGGCGCGGGCTGGGCTGGCCGCCGGGCTGAACGTCACGCTGCGTCGAGCCGGGCCGCGGGCGGCCGGGCGCGCGTAGACTGGCTCGGGTCACAGCCCCGTCGCAGGAAGGCAGGGTCGAGCGTACTTGCCCGACACCGCACCAGACGCCGCCCCCGCCGCCCCCGGCGCGGCCACGCAGCGTGAGCTCTCCGCGCGCGCCGCGGGAGCCGGCACCCCGGACGCGCCGCCCGCTGTCCGCACCTCCCTCACCGTCCCGGACAGCGTCTCGATGGTCGCCCTCCTGGGCCAGTCCGACGAGCTGCTCCGTCTGGTCGAGAGCGAGCTCGCCGCCGACGTGCACGTCCGCGGCAACGAGATCGCGATCACCGGGCAGCCGGCCGACAACGCCTTCGCCGTCCGGGTCTTCGACGAGCTGATCGCGCTGCTCGCCACCGGTCAGGCGCTGCGCCCGGACTCGGTGCGCCGTGTCGTGGCGATGCTGAAGGCCGGCGGCTCCGAGCGCCCGGCCGACGTCCTCAGTCTGGACATCATCAGCCGCCGGGGCCGCACCATCCGGCCCAAGACGCTGAACCAGAAGCGCTACGTCGACGCCATCGACAAGAACAGCGTCGTGTTCGGCATCGGCCCGGCGGGCACCGGCAAGACCTACCTCGCGATGGCCAAGGCCGTGCAGGCGCTGCAGACCAAGCAGGTCAACCGGATCATCCTGACCCGGCCGGCGGTCGAGGCCGGCGAGCGGCTGGGCTTCCTGCCCGGCTCGCTGTCGGACAAGATCGATCCGTACCTGCGCCCGCTCTACGACGCGCTGCACGACATGGTCGACCCCGAGTCGATCCCGCGGCTGATGGCGGCGGGCACCATCGAGGTCGCCCCGCTGGCCTACATGCGCGGCCGCACGCTCAACGACGCGTTCGTCATCCTCGACGAGGCGCAGAACACCACCGCCGAGCAGATGAAGATGTTCCTCACCCGGCTCGGCTTCGGCTCGAAGATGGTCGTCACCGGCGACGTCACCCAGGTCGACCTGCCCGGTGGCGCGCAGAGCGGTCTGCGGATCGTCCGGGAGATCCTCGACGGCATCGACGACGTGCACTTCAGCACGCTGACCAGCACCGACGTGGTCCGGCACCGGCTGGTCGGGGACATCGTCGACGCCTACGAGCGCTTCGACGCCACCCGGCAGCCGGCCGCCACCGGCCCGGCGCGGGCCAGCCGGCCCGCCCGGTCCACCCGGCAGCAGGGGAGCTGAGCGGCGTGCCCGTCGAGGTCGCCAACGAGTCCGAGATCGCCGTCGACGAGCAGGCGCTGGCCGGCGTCTGCCGGTACGTGCTGGACTCCCTGGACGTCAGCCCGCTGGCCGAGCTCTCCGTGCTCTGCGTGGACGTCGACTACATGGCCAGCCTGCACGAGCGGTGGATGGGCGAGAAGGGCCCGACCGACGTGCTGGCCTTCCCGATGGACGAGCTGGACACCGCCCGCCCCGACGACCCGGACCCCGGTCCGGCGCTGCTCGGCGACGTGGTGCTCTGCCCGGCCGTCGCGGTCCGCCAGGCCCGCGCCGCCGGCCACTCGATGGCCGACGAGCTCCTCCTGCTCGCCACCCACGGCGTGCTCCACCTGCTCGGCTACGACCACATGGAGCCCGACGAGGAGAAGGAGATGTTCGGCCTGCAGTCCCAGCTGCTCGAGGGCTTCCGCTCCGTGCCGAGGGAACCGGTGACCG comes from the Modestobacter italicus genome and includes:
- a CDS encoding GAF domain-containing protein, whose protein sequence is MRIAAFRQKAPDHTAELAEARSDVTAVTRVLTALDRATDAASVARAALDTVREAFGWAYGSYWTIAPEDGRLHFAVESGDAGQEFRQVTLAASFAQGVGLSGRAWRARDLVFVPDLGELTDCVRAPAAQRAGVRSGICFPVVRDGAVVGTMDFFATETLSPSAERLAALRAVGLLVSQAFARVAGAQDQDRASGDLAAVNSLLRDLAQARTVDEAIRTALETIRREFDWHYGSWWALDDASATLRLSQASGDLGAEFASISRGAGFARGVGVAGRTWAAGDLVFVEDLGQVHDCVRAPAARAAGVRSGVCLPITVDGRVVGTMDFFATRTLVLAASRRDALHNTAFLISQTMQRIAATERIAVAGREMVASIDEVARNVAEATRVAGEGQQVAGRAGGYAAGLGRSSAEIDKVVKVITGIAEQTNLLALNATIEAARAGEAGKGFAVVAGEVKELARETARATDEVSSRVAAIQGDVQDVVGALASIRDIVERINETQHMIGGVLTEQAAVTRSIVEVA
- a CDS encoding histidine triad nucleotide-binding protein, whose protein sequence is MSEPPSDCLFCRMVAGEIAPDVVRETDRTLAFRDINPQAPTHVLVVPREHHATLGALTAADPGLTGELVAAAHAVALQEGLVADGGAEPGYRLVANTGPQAGQTVHHVHLHVLGGRGLGWPPG
- the ybeY gene encoding rRNA maturation RNase YbeY, whose amino-acid sequence is MPVEVANESEIAVDEQALAGVCRYVLDSLDVSPLAELSVLCVDVDYMASLHERWMGEKGPTDVLAFPMDELDTARPDDPDPGPALLGDVVLCPAVAVRQARAAGHSMADELLLLATHGVLHLLGYDHMEPDEEKEMFGLQSQLLEGFRSVPREPVTGEPVEPGTR
- a CDS encoding SDR family NAD(P)-dependent oxidoreductase, with the protein product MTSPSTLSGRLAGRTAIVTGSTSGIGAATARVLAAEGAHVVVSGRDADRAAAVVAGITAAGGRATSVPADLGGSHAQLRAFAAAATEALGGRVDVLVNNAGIYPVGATEDLADADLDALLAVNVRAPHVLVAAIAPAMAARGSGAIVTVGSWMARVGSPFGAMYTATKAADEQLTRSWAAEYGPRGVRVNTVAPGVTLTPGNEAAGAVLDAMAAATPAGVVVRPDDVARGVLYLVSDDAAMVHGTTLSVDGGISATRPA
- a CDS encoding PhoH family protein, coding for MPDTAPDAAPAAPGAATQRELSARAAGAGTPDAPPAVRTSLTVPDSVSMVALLGQSDELLRLVESELAADVHVRGNEIAITGQPADNAFAVRVFDELIALLATGQALRPDSVRRVVAMLKAGGSERPADVLSLDIISRRGRTIRPKTLNQKRYVDAIDKNSVVFGIGPAGTGKTYLAMAKAVQALQTKQVNRIILTRPAVEAGERLGFLPGSLSDKIDPYLRPLYDALHDMVDPESIPRLMAAGTIEVAPLAYMRGRTLNDAFVILDEAQNTTAEQMKMFLTRLGFGSKMVVTGDVTQVDLPGGAQSGLRIVREILDGIDDVHFSTLTSTDVVRHRLVGDIVDAYERFDATRQPAATGPARASRPARSTRQQGS